The Streptomyces sp. NBC_00569 genomic sequence CGCCGAGGGCGTAGCGCCCGCGGTGGACGAGATAGAAGTCGATGAGGTTGATCGCCGTCCAAGGGACGAGGACGACGAGCAGGACCAGTACGAGGTTCACGAAGCTGGAGACGAAGTCGCTGGACAGCGCCGTCGCGATGAGCAGCGCGCCCACGAGGACCGCCGCGGAGACGACGCCGCGTGCCCTCTGGCGCGGGGTCCACGCGGGGCGGAACGTCTGGCAGACGGTGATCAGGGACAGCACCGCGCCGTAGAGGTTGAGCGCGTTGTGGTTGATGACCGAGAAGAGGAAGAGGAGCAGCACGACCGGGCCGAAACCGCCCGCCGCGCTGTCGAAGCCCGCCACGGTGTCGTCCGTGCCGGGCGACGCGAGGCCGATCACCGTGCCCGCGAGGAACGGCAGCGTCGAGCCGAGACACGAACCCCAGTACGTGGCCCAGAAGGTCGACGCCGTACGTACGGTGCGCGGCAGGTAGCGGGAGTAGTCGGAGACGTACGGGGCGAAGGCCAGTTGCCACAGGGCGCTCAGGGACACCGTCGCGAGCCAGCCCGCGAACGTGAAGGAGCCCGCGGAGAAGAAGCCGCCGGGCAGGCCGCGCGCGACCACCATGGCAAGGCCGACCAGGATGCCCGCCCCGAGCACCCACGTCGCGATCTTGTTGAGGGTGTGGATGAGGCGGTAGCCGACCCAGCAGATCAGCGCCGAGCCGACCGCCCCCAGCACGATGCCCGCGTCGACGGGCACGGCGGGCGCGAGGCCGTGCAGCGACTTGCCCGCCAGGATGATGTTCGAGGCGAAGAAGCCTATGTACATCGCGGCCGCCACGACCACGATGAGCAGGGCGCCCACGCTGCCGAACTGCGCCCGGCTCTGGATCATCTGCGGGACGCCGAGCTGCGGGCCCTGCGCCGAGTGCAGCGCCATGAAGACGGCGCCGACGAGCTGGCCCACCAGGATCGCCGCGACGCTCGACCAGAACGACTGGTGGAAGACCTGGACGCCCATGGCGCCGGTGACCAGCGGCAGCGGCGCGATGTTCGTGCCGAACCACATGGTGAACAGGTCACGGACGCGGCCGTGGCGCTCGTTCTCGGGGACGTGGTCGATGGTGTGCTGCTCGACGGCCGGGGCCGCCTCGGGTGTGGCGGGCATACGGACTCCCTGTCCGGAAAACGAGAGGGCGGGCGGGGGTGTTCGGGCATGCGGGTCGGTTGGGGAGTCTCGCCACCCTCGCAATCCCCGGTCAAACATCGATTTCCCGGGAGTTACATCTGTTTTCGAGATGCAGACAGCTCGCGGGCGCCCGGGGCACAATCCCGCCATGGCCAAGGACGCGAACTTCACCCTCGTGCAGCTGAGGTACTTCCTCGCCGCCGCCGAGCTCGGCGGCATGACCGCCGCCGCGCACCGCATCAACGTCTCGCAGTCCGCGGTCTCCACCGCCGTGCACCACCTGGAGCGCGAGCTCGGTGTGCAGCTCCTGATCCGCCGGCACGCGAAGGGGCTGGAGCTGACGGCCGCGGGGGAGCGGTTCCTGCACGAGCTGCGCGGCTTCCTCACCCACGCCGACGAACTCGCCGAATCGGCCAGGAGCCTGGGCGCCGACCTCGTGGGCGAGCTGGCGGTGGGCTGCTTCCAGACGCTCGCCCCGTTCTATCTGCCCCGCCTGCTGCGGGAGTTCGGCGAGCGCCAGCCCGCCGTGCGCGTCGAGGTCGTCGAGGGCGACATCCCGGCCGTGCAGGAGAGTCTGCGCACGGGCGCCTGCGAACTGGCGCTGCTCTACGACATGGACCTCGACGCCGACATCGAGTGCGAGGTCCTCGCGATGGCCCCGCCCTACGCCCTGGTCCCCGAGGGCCACCGGCTCGCGGGCGGCGGCCGGGCCCGCCTCGCGGACCTCGCGGACGAGCCGATGATCCTGCTCGACCTGCCCGCCAGCCGCGACTACTTCCGGTCCGTCGCCGCCAAGGCCGGCGTCGAGCCGCGTGTCAGCCACCGCACGAGGAGCTACGAGACGGTGCGCGCCCTCGTCGCCGCCGGATACGGCTGGTCGCTGCTCAATCAGCGGCCCGCGCACGACCGCACGTACGACGGTTCGAGCGTCGTCGCCCTGCCGCTCGCCGACGCGCTGCCCGCGCTCCCCGTCGTCCTGGCGAAGCTGCGCGGGGTCCGGCTGACGGGCCGCGCGCAGGCGTTCGCGACGGCGTGCCGGGAGGCGCTCAGGTCCTGAGAGCCCAGCTCAGGGCGGTACGTCCGAAGCTATCTTCAAAACAGATCCAGTAGCACGAAAAGATCTGTTGTACGGATGCAGGCTTCCCCTCGCATAGTGGTCGCACCACAGCCCACTCGCTCCGAGGGAGGCCGCTCATGACCATTGCTCCGGACCAACTCCTCACATCCCGCCAGGACTTCGTGGCCGCGATGGGGAACGCCGCGACGGGCGTGACCGTTGTCTCCACAGAAGGACCGGCCGGTCGCTTCGCCCAGACCGTGTCCGCCATGTGCTCCGTCTCCGCCGACCCGCCCTCGCTGCTGGTCTGTGTGAACGAGCGGAGCCCCCTCGCCGCGGCCGCCGTGCGCAACGGCGTCGTCGCCGTGAGCGTCCTCGCCACCGGCCAGGCCCACGTCTCGGACGTGTTCGCGGGCCGCCCCGCCCAGGGCAGCGGCCCGTACGACTTCGACTGCGCCGAGTGGGACGTGCTCGCCACCGGCGCCCCCGTCCTGCGCGGCGCGGCCGCCGTCTTCGACTGCCGGCTCGCCGACTCCGTCACGCGGGGCACCCACCAGGTCCTGTTCGGCGCCGTCGTCGCCTCCGCGGCGTCCGGCGCCCACCCGCTCGTCCACCACGCCCGTACGTACGCCACCCCGAGCCCCCTCAACTCCCTCAAGGAGCACGGCGCATGATCCGCACCGGAGACCAGTACCGCGAGTCGATCCGCGACGGCCGCGACGTATGGATGAACGGCGAGAAGGTCACCGACGTGACCACGCACCCCGCGTTCAAGCCGCTGGTCGACATACGCGCCCGCATCTACGACATGGCGCACGACCCGGCGACCCGGGACTCCATGACATACGAGGACGCGTCGACCGGTGAGGTCAACGCGATCCAGCAGAAGCCGCCGCGCACCCGCGAGGACTGGGACGCGAAGCGGGCAGCGACGGACGCCGTGCTGAGCGATGTCGGCGGGGTCGTCACGCGCGTCGGGGACGAGACGATCGGCGAGGTCTGGTCGCTCATCGACGGCCAGGACGTCCTCAACGCGATCAACCCGGCGTACGCGGAGAACGTCAAGCGGCACATCGACCACGCGCTGTACGCCGACCCCTTCCACGTCTCGGCGAACACCGACCCGAAGGGCGACCGCTCCAAGCGCCCCCAGGACCAGGACCCGGACATGCTCCTGCACGTCGTGCGGGAGACGGACAGTGGCATCGTCGTGCGCGGCGCCAAGTACGAGACGGCCGCCGCCTACTCGAACCAGGCGTTCACGAAGCCGACGATCGCGAACTGGGGCGACTCCGAACTCTCCGACTACGCCCTCGGTTTCATCGCCGACATGGGCTCGCCGGGACTGAAGTACATCTGCCGTACGGGCTTCGCCGGCACCAAGCCGCCCGCCGACTACCCGGTCTCCAGCCGCTTCGACGAGGTCGACACCCTGGTCGTCTTCGACGATGTCGAGATCCCCTGGGAGAACGTCCTCTTCTACCGGGACACCAAGGCCGCGACCTTCATCCGCGCCACGCTCCACCGCTACAGCGCGTTCGCGTTCACGCAGCGCAACCTGCGGCTCGCGGACCTGATGATCGGCGCCGCGCTGTGGAACGTGAAGCAGACGGGCCTGGAGAAGCAGCAGGCCGTACAGGAGAAGCTGGCGACGCTGGCCTGCTACCGGGAGGGCATCAACGCGCACCTGACCGCGTCGATCGCGATGGCCGAGCCCAGCCCCGGCGGGCTCCTCATGCCGAACCAGTCGCTGCTGTACACCGGCCGCGTCCTGGCCTGCTCGCAGCTGCACGAGATGATGCACATCGCGCGCGAGCTGTGCGGCGGGCAGATCTGCATCACGCCCGACAAGGCGTCCTTCGACCACCCGGACACCAAGCCGTGGCTCGACAAGTTCTACTCGATCAACGAGCACTGGGTCGCCGAGGACCGCCGCAAGCTCCTCGCGTACGCCCGTGACCTGCTCAACTCGGACTACGCGGGCCACCGGCTGACCTTCCAGCTCTTCGCGCAGTCCCCGCCGTTCGCGCACCTCGGCGCGGTGTACCGCAACTTCGACTGGGAGGGCCCGCTCGACCTGGTGAAGGACGCGGCCCGCCTCAGCGACAACGTCCTCGGCACCCTCGGGAGGAAGGCCAAGTGACGACCCACCGGCGCATCCGCCCCTTCAACACGGCGGACACCTATCCCGAGCAGGACCTGTCCAACGACCTCGCGCAGGCGGTCGTCGCCGACGGCACGGTGTATCTGCGCGGCCAGATCGGCCAGGATCTCGACACCCGCGAGAACGTCGGCGTAGGGGACGTCGGCGCCCAGGCCGAGAAGGCCATGGCGAACATCGCGACGCTCCTGGAGGAGTCCGGCAGCCGCCTCGACGACATCGTCAAGATCACCGTCTATCTGACGGACATCCGCTTCCGCGAGCCCGTCTACCGCGTCATGGGCCGCTGGCTGAAGGGCGTCCACTACGTCTCCACGGGCCTGGTCGTCTCGGCGCTCGCCCGTCCGGAGTGGCTCGTCGAGATCGACGCGACGGCCGTCATCCCGAAGGAGCGCCGATGACGTTCTCGATCGCCGCGCGGTGCCCGCGCACGGGTCGGTTCGGGGTGGCCGTCACCTCGTCCTCGCCGGCCGTCGCCGCGCGCTGCGCACACGTACGGCCCGGAGTGGGCGCGGTCTGCTCCCAGAACGTCACCGACCCGCGCCTGGGCACCCGCCTGCTCGACCTCCTGGAATCCGGGGTGCCCGCGCAGGCGGCCGTACGCGAGGTGGCCGCCCAACCTCACGCTCAGTGGCGGCAGTTGTCGGCCGTCGGCGCCTCCGGTCCCGGCGCGGTCTTCTCGGGCGCGCGGACCCTCGGCACGTACGCCGAGGCGGTCGGCCCCGACGCCGTGGCCGCGGGGAACATCCTGTCGGGCCCCGGGGTCCCCCGGGCGGTACTCGACGCGTTCACGGGCGCGGATCCGCAGGCTCCGCTGGCCCGGCGCCTCGTCGACGCGCTGGCCGCGGGTGCGGCGGCGGGCGGCGAGGCGGGCCCCGTCCACTCGGCCGGGCTTCTCGTCGTCGACGCACAGCAGTGGCCGGTGACGGACCTGCGCGTCGACTGGACCGAGGGCGACCCGATCGCGGAGCTCGCGGACCTGTGGAAACTGTGGGAGCCACAGCAGGAGGCGTACGTACAACGGGCGCTCGCCCCGGACGCGGCACCGAACTACGGCGTGCCGGGGGACGAGTGAGGCCCGTGCGCGAGGCGGTCGCGAAGGCGGCGCCCGAACTCCTCGCCCTGAGCCGTCGCATCCACGCGAACCCCGAGGTGGCGTGGGAGGAGGAGAAGGCGGCGCGCTGGACCGCGTACGCCCTCGACGACCTCGGCTACGAGGTCGTGACCGGCACCGCGGGTCTGCCCACCGCCTTCACCGCCACCGTCGGCAGCGGCCCGCTCCATCTCGCGATCTGCGCCGAGTACGACGCGCTGCCCGGCCTCGGCCACGCCTGCGGGCACAACGTCATCGCGGCGGCCGCCGTGGGCGCCGCGGCCGGACTGGCGCCTGTGGCGGACGAGCTGGGCCTCAAGGTCACCGTCTTCGGCACTCCGGCCGAAGAGGGCGGCGGCGGCAAGATCCTCATGCTGGAGCGCGGCGCCTTCGACGGGGTGCACGCGGCGATGATGGTGCACCCCGGTCCCGCGGACGTCGCCGAGGCCGACCCGTACGCGGTCGCGCACCTCAAGGTCCGCTACCACGGCAAGGCGGCGCACGCGGCTGCCTATCCGGAGCGGGGCCGCAACGCGGCGGACGCCTTCACGATCGCCCAGGTCGCCATCGGACTCCTGCGCCAGCAGCTCCCGTCCTCCACGCGCGTGCACGGCATGGTGACGCGCGGCGGGGAGGCCCCGAACGCGATCCCGGAGCTGACGGAGGGCCGCTGGTACGTGCGCGCGGGCAGTCTCGAGGAGCTGTCCGCGCTCCAGCCCCGCGTCGAGAAATGCTTCGAGGCCGGCGCCCTGGCCTCGGCCTGCGATCTCGAAATAGAGCCGGAGTCCCGCCCGTACTCGGAGTTCCGCAACGATGCCGCGATGCTGGCCGCCTACCGGCAGGCGGCCGGATCCCTCGGCCGTACCTTCGACAGCTCCGGATCCCCGGAGGCCCGGATGAACCGGGCCTCCACGGACATGGGAAACGTCTCCCGCGTCCTGCCCGCCATCCACCCCTACCTGGGCATCAACTCGCTGCCCGCGGTCAACCACCAGAAGGAGTTCGCGGCGGCGTGCGTCACCCCGGACGCGGACCGGGCGGTCCTCGACGGCGCGCTGGGCATGGCGCTCACCGCGGTGGCCCTCGCGGGCGACGACCGGGAGCGGGCCCGGCTCACAGCTCCGGGCAGCCGGTGACGGTCCGCGCGTAGCCGAGGAGCAGGCGCCGGGCGACGTCCGGCGTCAGCTCGGCGTTGCGGCTGACGATGTGCAGCCCGTAGCCGTCCTCCAGTGCGACGAGGTTGCGCGCGAGGTCGGTGACGGGCTCGGTGAGCGTGAACTCCCCGACGGCCGATCCGACTTCGAGCACCGTCGCGTACAGGGCGACCTCGCGTGCGAAGAGCGACGCCATCAACGTCGCGTGCCCGGAGCTGCGGTCGGCGCGCCGGTGCAGCTCGAAGAGCAGTCCGTGCACGGCGTCCCCCGAGCCGCCCGGCAGTCCGCTCCCCACGAGGGCCCGCAGCCGTGCGGCGGCCCCGGTCGCCCCGTCCACGGCCCCCTGCCGCGCGGCCAGATAGCGCTCCACGGCGCCCCGGTGCACTTCGAGGACCAGCTCGTCCATCTCCGGGTAGTAGTACAGAACCGACCCCGCGGACATGCCCGCCTCGGCGGCGATGTCCTTGATGCGCAGCCCCTCCAGGCCCCGCTCGGCGATGGCGCGCCCCGCCGCGTCGACGAGGGCCTCGCGGCGCGCCGTCTGGTTCTTCGGTCTCCCAGGCTTGTTCCCCATGGGTTAATTCTCTGTTACTCAGTTCAAATAAATCAAGTTCCTTGCGTCCAGGGCATTGACGGCCCGGCACCCCATTGTTTGAATCCGGTCTCAAAGAAGTAGAGGGAGCCGCCGCATGACCACCTACGCAGACTGGCAGCGCCGAGCAGCCGAACTGACGCCACGCACCAGGGCGTTCATCAACGGCACATGGACCGAGGCGCGGTCCCAGGCCACCTTCCCCACCGTCGACCCGGCCACGGGCAAGGTCACGGCACACGTCGCCCGGGGCGAAGCGCCCGAGATCGACGCGGCGGTCCGCGCGGCCCGCACGTCCTTCGAGGACGGCCGCTGGTCCCGCGCCGACCCCGCGGCCCGCAAGCGCGTCCTGCTCGGGCTCGCCGAGCTGATCACCGCGAACGCGCAGGAGCTGGCCCTCCTCGACACCCTCGACATGGGCAAGCCGATCGCCGAGTCGTACGGCACGGACGTGCCCGGTGCGGCCGGCGTCTTCGCCTGGTACGCGGAGGCCGCGGACAAGCTGTACGACGAGATCGCGCCGACGCCCCCGGGCAATCTGGCGACGGTCCGCAGGACACCGCTGGGTGTGGTGGGCGCCGTGGTCCCGTGGAACTTCCCGCTGGACCTGGCGAGTTGGAAGCTGGCGCCGGCCCTCGCGGCGGGCAACAGCGTCGTCCTCAAGCCGGCGGAACAGTCTCCGCTGTCGGCCCTGCGCCTGGCCGAACTGGCGGCGGAGGCGGGTCTCCCCGACGGCGTACTGAACGTCGTCCCCGGCATGGGAGACACGGCGGGCCGGGCCCTCGGCCTGCACAAGGACGTCGACACCCTGGTCTTCACGGGCTCGACGAAGGTCGCCCGCCTCTTCCAGTCCTACGCCGCCGAGTCGAACATGAAGCAGGTCTGGCCGGAGGCGGGCGGCAAGAGCCCGAACGTGGTCTTCGCCGACGCGGACCTGGACGCGGCGGCAGAGCGCGCGGCCTGGGGATTCGCGTACAACGCCGGCCAGGTCTGCTCGGCCAACACCCGCCTCCTGGTGGAGAGTTCGATCGCCGAGGAGTTCACGGCCCGCGTCGCGGAACACGCGGCACGCTTCGTGCCGGGCGACCCCCTGGACCCCGACACGAACCTCGGCCCGCTGGTGGACGAAGCCCAGGCCATTCGCGTCCTCGGCGCGATCGAGGCATCGGACGGCAAGGTGATCACGGGCGGCACACGCGACGGCGCGTACCTCACGCCCACGATCGTCACCGGCCTGCGCCCCGACGCACCCCTGGCGAGCGAGGAACTCTTCGGCCCGGTCCTGACGGTCCACCCCTTCACCACGGAGGCAGAGGCGGTACGGACCGCCAACGACTCCCCGTACGGCCTTGCGGCCTCGCTGTGGACGAGGGACCTGGCCCGCGCCCACCGCGTGGCGGACGCCCTGCACGCCGGGACGGTCTCGGTGAACACGGTCGACGCGCTGAGCCCGCTCACGCCGTTCGGCGGCTTCAAGCAGTCGGGCCACGGCAGGGACCTGTCGCTCCACTCCCTCGACAAGTACACGGGCCTGAAGACGACGTGGATCACCTACGCGTGAACCCGGACCCGCAACCGGGCCCGACGGCGACCGCCCGGACGGCTCCCCGACCTTCCGCACGACCTCCCGAAGGGACGAACACCATGACCCTCACCCCCGCACAGCAGCTCGCCGCCACGGACCGGGCGCACATCATCCACCCCTACCTCCCCGGCACCGCCGAGGAGCGCGTGGTGATGGCGGAGGGCAAGGGCTGCCGCCTCACCGACGCGGAGGGCCGCAGCTACCTCGACGCGACCGGCGGGCTCTGGCTCGCCCAGGTCGGCCACGGCCGCAAGGAGATCGCGGACGTCGCGCACGCGCAGATGCAGCAGCTCGAATACTTCACGAGCTTCTGGGAGTTCTCGAACGACAAGGCGATCCACCTGGCCGAACGCCTCGCCACGCTGGCTCCCGACAACCTCAACCACGTCTACTTCACGTCGGGCGGCTCGGAGGGCAACGAGGCGGCCATCAAGATGGCCCGCTACTACCACCACCGCCGGGGCGAGGGCTCCCGCACCTGGATCCTGGCCCGCGACAAGGCGTACCACGGCATCGGCTACGGCGGCGGCTCGGCCACCGGCTTCCCGGTCTACCACGAGGGCTTCGCCCCGATGATGCCGCACGTCAGCCACCTGACGCCCCCGTGGCCGTACCGCACGGAGCTCTACGGTGACGCCGACCCCACCGACTTCCTGATCGCCGAACTGGAGGGCCGCATCGCGGAGATCGGCGCCTCCAACATCGCGGCGATGATCGGCGAGCCCATCATGGGCGTGGGCGGCATGCTGGTCCCGCCGGCGGACTACTGGCCGCGCGTACGCGAGGTCCTCGACCGGCACGGCATCCTCCTCATCTTCGACGAGGTGGTGACGGCGTACGGCCGCGTGGGCGAATGGTTCGCGGCCCAGCACTTCGACGTGAAGCCGGACATCATCACGACGGCCAAGGGCATCACGTCGGGCTACACACCGCTCGGCGCGCTCCTGGTCTCCGACCAGGTGACCGAGGCGCTGCTCCAGGACCACGGCTTCCCGATGGGCTACACGTACAACGGGCACCCGGTGGCGGCGGCCGTGGCGCTCGCGAACCTCGACATCATCGAGCGGGAGAACCTCCTGTCGCGCGCCGTCACGATGGGCGAGTACCTCCACCACCAGCTCACCGACGCGCTGGGCGACCTGCCGATCGTCGGCGAGATCCGCTCGGTCGGCATGATGCTGGCGGTGGAGCTGGTCGCGGACCGTGAGACCCGCGCCCCCCTCCCCATGAACCCGGCCTGCATGCCGCACGACGTGATCCGCAGGGAGACGGGCGTCATCGTCCGCGACTCGGCCCACAGCCTGGTCCTGTCCCCGCCGCTGATCATGACGGAGCAGGAGGCGAAGGAGGCGGCGACGGCGATGCGCTCGGTCCTCGAACGCACGACACCGGCGGGCGACATCACCAAGTAGCCCCCGGGGCCCTTCCCCACGAACCACCGAGCGCCCCCAAGCCACCCGCACCGTCCCACCCGTCCCCAGCTCACGAGGACACAGACGTGCCCGACTACAAAGAACAAGCAGCACCTCCACCCGGCACGACCACCCCCGCGGACGCGGAAAGCAGCCGCGCCCCCGCGGACCCGGACAGCACTCCCCTCTCCACCCCCAACCTCCACAGAAGTCTCCGCCGCTTCGACATCACGGCGATGGCGGTGGCCGCGGTGATCTCCTTCGACACGGTGGGCCAGATCGCGACGGGCGGCGGAGAGGCGGTGACGTGGACGGCGGTCATCGCGGTCGCGTTCCTCGTCCCGTACGCGCTGCTCTTCGCGGAGACCGGCGCGGCCTTCCCCCAGGAGGGCGGCCCCTACGTCTGGGTGAAGCTGGCGTTCGGCCGGCTGACGGCGGCGATCACGACGCTCTTCTACTGGGTGACGAACCCGATCTGGCTGGGCGGCTCGCTCGTGTTCCTCGCGGCCCAGACCTGGGACGGCTTCGTGTTCCGCCTGGGCCAGGGCACGTTCGCGGACTACGCGTTCAAGACGGTGTTCATCTGGACGGCGATCCTCACGGCCGTGGTCTCGCTGCGCAAAGGCAAATGGATCACCACGGCGGGGGCGGCGGCCAAGGTCCTCGCGCTCACCGTGTTCACGGCGACGGCAGTGGCGTACGGACTGGAGCACGGCTTCCAGGGGCTGACAGGAACGGCGGACCACACCACCGCCACCTTCACCCCCACGACAGCCGGCTTCCTGGCGCTCGTCCCGGTACTCCTCTTCGCGTACGTGGGCTTCGAGGCCCCGAACGCGGCGGGCGAGGAGATGCACAACCCGCAGCGCGACGTCCCCACGGCCCTCGGACGCTCCGCGGCGATCGCGGCGGCCTGCTATCTGCTCCCCGTCCTGGCGATCCTCTCCGTGGTCCCGCCCGGCAAGGTGACCGGCATCGGCGGCTTCATGGAGGGCGCCCAGACCATCTTCACGATCTACGGAGGCGCAAGCGGCGCACTCCTGAAGGCGATCGCGCTCCTCTTCGTCTTCGCGCTCCTCACCCAGGGCAGCGCCTGGATGATCGTCAGCGACCGGATGCAGGCGATGGCGGCGGCGGACGGCGGCTTCTTCAGCCGCAAGCTGGGCGCGTTCCACCCGGCGCTGGGCACACCGGTACGCACGAACCTGCTGTCGGGGGCGATCGCGACGGTGTTCATGGTGGCGGCGATGCGGCTCGCGGACGGCGACGCGGCGGCGGTGTTCTCGGTCGTCCTGACCGTCGCGGTGACGACGCTGCTGCTCTCGTACCTGACGGTGATCCCGGCCCTGGCGGTCCTGCGCCTGCGGCACCGGGACGTGCCGCGCCCGTACCGCGTCCCCTTCGGGACGAAGGGGTTCATGATCTGCGCGGCGCTGGTCTACGCGTGGATCCTGACCGGCTCATGGGCGGCCCTGTTCCCGGGCACGCTGGAGGCGCTGCTGGGCATCACGTACGACTTCCACGACACGTGGGGGGTGTCGCGGACGGCGTTCGAGGCATTCACGCTGGGCACGGTGGTCGCCCTGCTGCTCATCGGAACCATCGGTCACGCGGTGGCCGGAAAGGCGAACACCCGCGCGCGTGTGCGCCGTTGACGCGCCCGTCGGGCTGGGCATGAACTGAGGGACAGGCAGTTCGCCCCGAGGAGGGAACACCATGGCCGAGTCCCCCACCCCCGAAGCCGTCGTAGAGCAGCCCACGGAAGTCGCGCAGCCGCACCGGCTGGTCCTGCTAGGCGCCTGCGGCTGCGGCTCGGGCTGCGGCTGCGGCTGCCAGTCGGGCGCGCCGTGCCAGTGCGGCGGCTGATCGGGCCGACATGACGGAACAGGACGGGGGCCCCGCACCACACAGGTGCGGGGCCCCCGTCCGGCAGGTCACCCCGAGAGGCGGCCGGCTCAGCTGCCGTCGACGGGCTGCGGCTGCGGCGCCTGGAGCTCGTCGGCGTGCTCACCGGTCACGAGATACACCACACGCTTGGCCACGGAGACCGCGTGATCGGCGAAGCGCTCGTAGTAACGGCCCAGCAGCGTCACGT encodes the following:
- a CDS encoding LysR family transcriptional regulator, translating into MAKDANFTLVQLRYFLAAAELGGMTAAAHRINVSQSAVSTAVHHLERELGVQLLIRRHAKGLELTAAGERFLHELRGFLTHADELAESARSLGADLVGELAVGCFQTLAPFYLPRLLREFGERQPAVRVEVVEGDIPAVQESLRTGACELALLYDMDLDADIECEVLAMAPPYALVPEGHRLAGGGRARLADLADEPMILLDLPASRDYFRSVAAKAGVEPRVSHRTRSYETVRALVAAGYGWSLLNQRPAHDRTYDGSSVVALPLADALPALPVVLAKLRGVRLTGRAQAFATACREALRS
- a CDS encoding DUF1028 domain-containing protein — protein: MTFSIAARCPRTGRFGVAVTSSSPAVAARCAHVRPGVGAVCSQNVTDPRLGTRLLDLLESGVPAQAAVREVAAQPHAQWRQLSAVGASGPGAVFSGARTLGTYAEAVGPDAVAAGNILSGPGVPRAVLDAFTGADPQAPLARRLVDALAAGAAAGGEAGPVHSAGLLVVDAQQWPVTDLRVDWTEGDPIAELADLWKLWEPQQEAYVQRALAPDAAPNYGVPGDE
- a CDS encoding M20 family metallopeptidase yields the protein MREAVAKAAPELLALSRRIHANPEVAWEEEKAARWTAYALDDLGYEVVTGTAGLPTAFTATVGSGPLHLAICAEYDALPGLGHACGHNVIAAAAVGAAAGLAPVADELGLKVTVFGTPAEEGGGGKILMLERGAFDGVHAAMMVHPGPADVAEADPYAVAHLKVRYHGKAAHAAAYPERGRNAADAFTIAQVAIGLLRQQLPSSTRVHGMVTRGGEAPNAIPELTEGRWYVRAGSLEELSALQPRVEKCFEAGALASACDLEIEPESRPYSEFRNDAAMLAAYRQAAGSLGRTFDSSGSPEARMNRASTDMGNVSRVLPAIHPYLGINSLPAVNHQKEFAAACVTPDADRAVLDGALGMALTAVALAGDDRERARLTAPGSR
- a CDS encoding RidA family protein; its protein translation is MTTHRRIRPFNTADTYPEQDLSNDLAQAVVADGTVYLRGQIGQDLDTRENVGVGDVGAQAEKAMANIATLLEESGSRLDDIVKITVYLTDIRFREPVYRVMGRWLKGVHYVSTGLVVSALARPEWLVEIDATAVIPKERR
- a CDS encoding aldehyde dehydrogenase; protein product: MTTYADWQRRAAELTPRTRAFINGTWTEARSQATFPTVDPATGKVTAHVARGEAPEIDAAVRAARTSFEDGRWSRADPAARKRVLLGLAELITANAQELALLDTLDMGKPIAESYGTDVPGAAGVFAWYAEAADKLYDEIAPTPPGNLATVRRTPLGVVGAVVPWNFPLDLASWKLAPALAAGNSVVLKPAEQSPLSALRLAELAAEAGLPDGVLNVVPGMGDTAGRALGLHKDVDTLVFTGSTKVARLFQSYAAESNMKQVWPEAGGKSPNVVFADADLDAAAERAAWGFAYNAGQVCSANTRLLVESSIAEEFTARVAEHAARFVPGDPLDPDTNLGPLVDEAQAIRVLGAIEASDGKVITGGTRDGAYLTPTIVTGLRPDAPLASEELFGPVLTVHPFTTEAEAVRTANDSPYGLAASLWTRDLARAHRVADALHAGTVSVNTVDALSPLTPFGGFKQSGHGRDLSLHSLDKYTGLKTTWITYA
- a CDS encoding purine-cytosine permease family protein encodes the protein MPATPEAAPAVEQHTIDHVPENERHGRVRDLFTMWFGTNIAPLPLVTGAMGVQVFHQSFWSSVAAILVGQLVGAVFMALHSAQGPQLGVPQMIQSRAQFGSVGALLIVVVAAAMYIGFFASNIILAGKSLHGLAPAVPVDAGIVLGAVGSALICWVGYRLIHTLNKIATWVLGAGILVGLAMVVARGLPGGFFSAGSFTFAGWLATVSLSALWQLAFAPYVSDYSRYLPRTVRTASTFWATYWGSCLGSTLPFLAGTVIGLASPGTDDTVAGFDSAAGGFGPVVLLLFLFSVINHNALNLYGAVLSLITVCQTFRPAWTPRQRARGVVSAAVLVGALLIATALSSDFVSSFVNLVLVLLVVLVPWTAINLIDFYLVHRGRYALGDLFAPDGGRYGRFNPVALTSYAIGIAVQLPFVATSLYTGPLVAPLGGADLSWLVGLVVTAPVYYVWARRVAMRGGTAVTEADTTARTRSASATA
- a CDS encoding 4-hydroxyphenylacetate 3-hydroxylase family protein, producing the protein MIRTGDQYRESIRDGRDVWMNGEKVTDVTTHPAFKPLVDIRARIYDMAHDPATRDSMTYEDASTGEVNAIQQKPPRTREDWDAKRAATDAVLSDVGGVVTRVGDETIGEVWSLIDGQDVLNAINPAYAENVKRHIDHALYADPFHVSANTDPKGDRSKRPQDQDPDMLLHVVRETDSGIVVRGAKYETAAAYSNQAFTKPTIANWGDSELSDYALGFIADMGSPGLKYICRTGFAGTKPPADYPVSSRFDEVDTLVVFDDVEIPWENVLFYRDTKAATFIRATLHRYSAFAFTQRNLRLADLMIGAALWNVKQTGLEKQQAVQEKLATLACYREGINAHLTASIAMAEPSPGGLLMPNQSLLYTGRVLACSQLHEMMHIARELCGGQICITPDKASFDHPDTKPWLDKFYSINEHWVAEDRRKLLAYARDLLNSDYAGHRLTFQLFAQSPPFAHLGAVYRNFDWEGPLDLVKDAARLSDNVLGTLGRKAK
- a CDS encoding TetR/AcrR family transcriptional regulator, yielding MGNKPGRPKNQTARREALVDAAGRAIAERGLEGLRIKDIAAEAGMSAGSVLYYYPEMDELVLEVHRGAVERYLAARQGAVDGATGAAARLRALVGSGLPGGSGDAVHGLLFELHRRADRSSGHATLMASLFAREVALYATVLEVGSAVGEFTLTEPVTDLARNLVALEDGYGLHIVSRNAELTPDVARRLLLGYARTVTGCPEL
- a CDS encoding flavin reductase family protein, with translation MTIAPDQLLTSRQDFVAAMGNAATGVTVVSTEGPAGRFAQTVSAMCSVSADPPSLLVCVNERSPLAAAAVRNGVVAVSVLATGQAHVSDVFAGRPAQGSGPYDFDCAEWDVLATGAPVLRGAAAVFDCRLADSVTRGTHQVLFGAVVASAASGAHPLVHHARTYATPSPLNSLKEHGA